One Tolypothrix bouteillei VB521301 DNA window includes the following coding sequences:
- a CDS encoding GUN4 domain-containing protein gives MTDPMIVSGTASNIESLRQPLVAGSLQIQQQVIPQLANLGEGGLDVLMEFLYERRNNPATWVDGKVYQVLSSSDSPKAKEFLQNNFPSGIVPLKSDSNIDYSPIQKLLAAQDFQAADRVTLQKMCELAGPTAVQRKWLYFTEVENFPATDLQTLNTLWVVHSEGKFGFSVQREIWLGLGKNWDNLWEKIGWKKGNNWTRYPNEFTWNLSAPRGHLPLSNQLRGVRAMASLLSHSVWS, from the coding sequence ATGACAGACCCAATGATTGTATCAGGCACTGCTAGTAACATCGAATCCCTCCGCCAACCCCTAGTCGCTGGGTCTCTTCAAATCCAACAGCAGGTGATTCCACAGCTTGCTAACTTGGGAGAAGGGGGATTAGATGTTCTGATGGAATTTTTATATGAACGCCGTAATAATCCTGCAACTTGGGTAGACGGGAAAGTTTACCAAGTACTTTCTAGCTCTGATTCACCCAAAGCCAAGGAATTTTTGCAAAATAATTTTCCTTCAGGAATAGTTCCCTTAAAATCAGATTCCAATATTGATTATAGTCCCATCCAAAAGCTTCTAGCAGCCCAGGATTTTCAAGCTGCCGATCGCGTGACTCTACAAAAAATGTGTGAACTGGCTGGACCCACAGCAGTACAAAGAAAATGGCTGTATTTTACAGAAGTTGAAAATTTTCCAGCTACAGACCTACAAACATTAAACACCTTATGGGTAGTTCACTCAGAAGGTAAATTTGGCTTTTCCGTTCAAAGAGAAATTTGGTTGGGCTTGGGAAAAAACTGGGATAATCTTTGGGAAAAAATTGGTTGGAAAAAAGGAAATAACTGGACTCGATATCCCAACGAATTTACCTGGAATCTCAGTGCTCCTCGAGGTCATTTACCCCTATCCAATCAACTAAGAGGTGTTAGAGCGATGGCTTCTTTACTATCTCATTCAGTATGGAGTTAA
- a CDS encoding tetratricopeptide repeat protein → MLKDARGLEVTTDSQETIAAINRFIEQALGYGKDAEACLLEGIAADPTCATIHAYAAAHYLSQENAVATQQAIAHLQVAQQHVAKLTKREQLYVQAIAAWGSGAIDRAIALHEEITQEFPRDLISVQQGQYHYFYLGDKERLLKIAQKVLTANRDNHYLYGMVAFGLEQCHRLAEAEALGRLATTINRHDPWAHHAIAHVMETQGRVSQGIAWMEKHADTWENCNSMLYTHNWWHIALYYLERGDIEKVFSLYDTRVWGGAQKSSPKDQVGAIAILLRLELRGVDVGERWQELSFYLYPRIYEHALPFQDLHYIYALAKAGRREWLTQMLESMERYAKTVNPYLRQNWFEIAIPAAKGLVAHAIGHWSTAIAQLKPVVPQLYKLGGSHAQRVLFEQVYRNSLLREEKFSTSTLYSSNSTTAKRRTPTSSITDCSSVSGWSKAN, encoded by the coding sequence ATGCTAAAAGACGCTCGAGGACTTGAAGTGACAACAGATTCTCAAGAAACGATCGCAGCTATTAATCGTTTCATCGAACAAGCCCTTGGTTATGGAAAGGATGCTGAAGCTTGTCTTTTAGAGGGAATTGCCGCAGATCCAACTTGTGCCACAATTCATGCATATGCGGCTGCTCATTACCTCTCTCAAGAAAACGCTGTAGCAACTCAGCAAGCAATAGCTCACTTACAGGTGGCACAACAACACGTAGCAAAACTAACGAAACGAGAACAGTTATACGTACAAGCCATTGCAGCTTGGGGATCGGGAGCAATTGATAGAGCGATCGCATTACACGAAGAAATTACCCAAGAGTTTCCTCGCGATTTGATTTCGGTTCAACAGGGACAGTATCACTACTTCTACTTAGGAGACAAAGAGAGACTGCTCAAAATAGCTCAAAAAGTTCTCACCGCCAATCGAGACAATCATTACCTGTACGGTATGGTGGCATTTGGATTGGAACAGTGCCACCGACTCGCAGAAGCAGAAGCGTTGGGTCGTCTGGCAACTACAATCAATCGTCACGATCCTTGGGCGCATCACGCTATAGCTCATGTAATGGAAACTCAAGGACGCGTGAGTCAGGGGATCGCTTGGATGGAAAAGCACGCAGATACTTGGGAAAACTGCAACTCCATGCTTTACACCCATAATTGGTGGCATATAGCGCTTTATTACCTTGAAAGAGGCGATATAGAAAAAGTTTTTTCACTGTATGACACTCGTGTTTGGGGTGGCGCTCAGAAAAGCTCTCCCAAAGATCAAGTAGGGGCGATCGCAATCCTGTTAAGGTTGGAGTTGCGTGGAGTGGATGTTGGAGAACGGTGGCAAGAGTTAAGTTTTTATCTTTACCCTCGCATCTACGAACACGCATTACCCTTTCAAGACTTGCATTATATCTATGCACTGGCAAAAGCAGGGCGTCGAGAATGGTTAACCCAAATGTTGGAAAGTATGGAAAGGTATGCCAAAACTGTCAATCCATACTTACGTCAAAACTGGTTTGAGATTGCTATTCCTGCTGCTAAAGGTTTGGTTGCCCACGCAATCGGTCACTGGTCAACTGCGATCGCGCAACTAAAACCTGTTGTACCACAACTCTATAAACTGGGTGGCAGCCATGCTCAACGAGTCTTGTTTGAACAAGTTTATAGAAATTCGCTTTTACGAGAGGAAAAGTTTTCTACAAGTACTTTATACTCCTCCAACTCCACAACAGCAAAACGCCGAACTCCTACTTCTTCCATAACAGATTGCAGTTCTGTATCTGGCTGGAGTAAAGCAAATTGA
- a CDS encoding ABC transporter ATP-binding protein: MATVRLENIKRRFNNVTAIEDITLDIPDGEFWVLVGPSGCGKSTILRTIAGLETATSGKLYIGEKLVNNIPARQRDVAMVFQNYALYPHMTVAQNIAFGLQMRKVDPKIIQERVKVVARSLSLEHLLERKPKQLSGGQQQRVALGRAIAREPQVFLLDEPLSNLDAQLRDDTRAELKQLHQELGITTIYVTHDQVEAMTLADKIVVLNRGRIQQIGAPNTIYSQPTNRMVATFLGSPPMNIVPAKFTGNGFDVVGQILPCPSSVKEKLRPGVGQGFDLGIRPEHISIVEPQRRREKLRSQSSGLRELPPLEQTSEEHREEEFGELTVEVKVVEPLGRETLVRTGFPDTSVILNVQTATNVLPQRGDRLSLELNLDKLFVFDSATGDKLYPY, encoded by the coding sequence ATGGCAACCGTTCGTCTAGAAAACATTAAGCGTAGATTTAATAACGTCACGGCTATTGAGGATATTACTCTCGATATACCTGATGGTGAGTTTTGGGTGTTGGTTGGACCATCTGGTTGTGGCAAATCTACTATTTTGCGAACTATCGCTGGTTTGGAAACAGCAACATCTGGCAAACTTTATATCGGGGAAAAGTTGGTTAACAATATTCCCGCAAGACAGCGAGATGTGGCAATGGTATTTCAAAACTACGCCCTCTATCCTCACATGACAGTGGCACAAAACATTGCTTTTGGGCTGCAAATGCGAAAAGTTGACCCGAAAATCATTCAAGAAAGAGTGAAGGTCGTAGCGCGATCGCTTTCTCTAGAACATCTTTTAGAACGCAAACCCAAGCAACTTTCAGGCGGACAGCAGCAGCGTGTTGCTTTGGGAAGAGCTATTGCTCGCGAACCACAAGTTTTTTTACTTGATGAGCCACTATCTAACCTAGATGCTCAATTGCGGGACGATACACGGGCTGAGTTGAAACAACTTCATCAAGAACTGGGAATTACGACTATTTATGTGACTCACGATCAGGTTGAAGCGATGACTTTGGCTGACAAAATAGTGGTTCTCAATCGGGGACGAATTCAACAAATTGGCGCACCAAATACTATCTACTCTCAACCAACGAACCGTATGGTGGCTACTTTCTTGGGTAGTCCTCCAATGAATATCGTACCTGCAAAATTTACAGGTAATGGCTTTGACGTTGTCGGTCAAATATTACCCTGTCCGAGTTCTGTCAAGGAAAAACTGCGTCCTGGGGTGGGACAGGGTTTTGATTTGGGAATTCGTCCGGAACATATTTCTATTGTTGAACCGCAGAGGCGTAGAGAGAAGTTGCGTTCTCAAAGCAGTGGGTTGCGGGAGTTACCCCCGTTGGAGCAAACTTCAGAAGAACACCGAGAAGAAGAGTTTGGTGAGTTAACTGTGGAGGTTAAGGTAGTGGAACCTCTGGGGCGGGAGACTTTGGTGCGAACTGGCTTTCCGGATACGTCGGTGATTTTGAATGTTCAAACTGCTACAAACGTACTTCCTCAAAGGGGCGATCGCCTTTCTTTGGAATTGAATTTGGATAAGCTATTTGTTTTTGATTCCGCAACAGGGGATAAATTATACCCTTATTGA